A genomic stretch from Lathyrus oleraceus cultivar Zhongwan6 chromosome 2, CAAS_Psat_ZW6_1.0, whole genome shotgun sequence includes:
- the LOC127118309 gene encoding protein NUCLEOLAR COMPLEX ASSOCIATED 4, producing the protein MEPPTKKNKKKKTTNKYGVAELKTLGNELLSSASNINNLPLLLTFVSPSSPPQHVLESLLSLHSFFLPLLPQLPSSSATANPSSDAAGDQSEFIYLTWLRSKFDEFVKSLVEVLVADQSDETLKEVVLDTLMEFVKVANGGTFHSSLYNRIISSILYSSSSAEFLIDLLTSKYFKYIDVSYFTFISLEKLARNLEGKYVTDDKTASVDGTDESQLSSNIEGVIHNMYYTISHAPFLEKSNDTSVFEMWSVSESSGDLDDKQLKSKKHKNNVLSADRIAKKMKLKFTKAWIAYLRLPLPLDVYKEVLVNLHQAVIPHLSNPIMLCDFLTKSYDVGGVVSVMALNSLYVLMTQYGLEYPNFYVKLYALLVPSIFMAKHRARFFQLLDSCLKSPLLPAYLAASFAKKLGRLLLSVPPSGALVITALVHNILRRHPSINCLVHREDDDEDSDQRTDEVTASNLDNAETGSKPLQKSGIDYFNIEETDPMKSGAMRSSLWEIDTVRHHYCPPVSRFALSLGTDLTVRAKTTEVNVGDFSAGSYATILGAEITRRVKQVPLAFYKTTPSSLFSENDFTGWAFQSEETSQMIDVNNENAAKNLLDPEHSSAKRQRIECQ; encoded by the exons ATGGAACCTCCAACGAAGAaaaacaagaagaagaaaacCACGAACAAATACGGCGTCGCCGAACTCAAAACCCTAGGAAACGAATTACTCTCGTCAGCCTCAAACATCAACAACCTCCCTCTTCTTCTCACCTTCGTTTCACCTTCTTCTCCACCTCAACACGTCCTCGAATCCCTTCTCTCTCTTCATTCCTTCTTTCTCCCTCTCCTCCCTCAACTACCGTCCTCCTCCGCCACTGCCAATCCCTCCTCCGACGCCGCCGGCGACCAGTCCGAGTTCATCTACCTCACTTGGCTCCGTTCCAAGTTCGACGAGTTTGTTAAATCTCTCGTAGAAGTTCTTGTCGCGGATCAATCCGATGAGACTTTGAAGGAAGTTGTGTTGGATACGTTGATGGAGTTTGTCAAGGTTGCTAATGGCGGCACCTTTCATTCTTCTTTGTATAACAGAATTATCAGTAGTATT CTCTACTCTTCTAGTTCTGCTGAATTTTTGATTGATTTACTAACATCGAAGTATTTCAAGTATATTGATGTCAG TTATTTTACATTCATAAGTCTAGAAAAGCTTGCTAGAAATTTGGAAGGAAAATATGTTACTG ATGATAAAACTGCAAGTGTAGATGGCACTGATGAAAGTCAATTGAGCTCAAA TATTGAGGGTGTCATCCACAATATGTACTACACCATTTCACATGCCCCCTTTCTTGAAAAATCCAATGATACATCTGTTTTTGAAATGTGGAGTGTATCAG AAAGTTCTGGAGATCTGGATGACAAGCAGCTTAAGTCCAAGAAGCATAAAAATAAT GTATTGTCTGCTGACAGAATTGCCAAGAAGATGAAGTTAAAATTTACTAAAGCTTGGATTGCGTATCTTAGATTGCCACTTCCACTTGATGTGTACAAAGAG GTTCTTGTTAATCTTCACCAAGCAGTGATTCCTCATCTGTCTAATCCCATCATGTTATG TGATTTCTTGACAAAGTCCTATGATGTTGGTGGTGTAGTCAGTGTGATGGCTCTTAATAGCCTTTATGTACTAATGACTCAGTATGGATTGGAATACCCAAATTTTTATGTAAAACTATATGCATTATTAGTTCCATCTATCTTCATGGCAAAACATCGTGCAAGGTTTTTCCAG CTTCTTGATTCTTGCCTAAAGTCACCACTTCTTCCAGCTTACTTGGCTGCCTCCTTTGCGAAGAAATTGGGTAGGTTGTTGCTTTCAGTTCCACCTTCTGGTGCATTGGTTATTACAGCTCTGGTTCACAATATTTTGCGTAGACATCCTTCGATCAACTGTTTGGTGCACCGG gaagatgatgatgaagacAGTGATCAAAGAACAGATGAAGTGACTGCCTCTAACTTGGATAATGCCGAGACTGGTTCAAAGCCCCTCCAGAAATCGGGCATTGACTATTTTAACATTGAGGAAACTGATCCTATGAAGTCAGGCGCTATGA GAAGCTCTCTTTGGGAAATTGACACTGTTCGTCACCACTACTGTCCTCCTGTCTCACG GTTCGCTTTGTCTCTTGGGACTGATTTGACAGTCAGGGCCAAAACAACTGAAGTTAATGTTGGTGATTTTAGTGCTGGTTCTTATGCAACAATACTTGGAGCGGAG ATTACTCGGAGGGTGAAGCAGGTTCCTCTAGCATTCTACAAAACAACTCCTTCATCTCTCTTTTCAGAGAATGATTTTACTGGTTGGGCTTTCCAAAGTGAAGAAACGTCCCAAATGATCGATGTCAATAACGAGAATGCTGCTAAAAATTTATTGGACCCAGAACACTCTTCTGCCAAAAGGCAACGGATTGAGTGCCAGTGA